A single region of the Coriobacteriia bacterium genome encodes:
- the thrB gene encoding homoserine kinase, protein MGAAVLVPATSANLGPGFDSFGLALDLSNRFEAELADAWSVEIEGEGKGVLRQDSENRIAVAMRLVFEAVGRPGLKASIGCLNRIPTGSGLGSSSAAVVGGLLLAQELVGEELGQQRLLDIATELEGHPDNVAAAFVGGFTVCWTDSGAHRFARFEPARGLAAVVIVGRGELATRDARAMLPDAVSHADAAFNVAHAGLLAASIATGRPELLGSALADRLHEPYRAAAVADLQAVHDILRDSGAAGVALSGSGPTVIGLVAAGTDEEAHRIAEEVADRASSRIAELGTRRAPVALRIDRTGARVL, encoded by the coding sequence ATGGGAGCCGCCGTCCTCGTCCCCGCCACTTCCGCCAACCTCGGCCCGGGGTTTGACTCGTTCGGCCTGGCGCTGGACCTGTCGAACCGGTTCGAGGCCGAACTGGCAGATGCGTGGAGCGTTGAGATCGAGGGCGAGGGCAAGGGCGTGCTGCGCCAAGACAGCGAGAACCGCATCGCTGTTGCGATGCGCCTCGTGTTCGAGGCGGTGGGTCGGCCGGGCCTGAAGGCGTCGATCGGCTGCCTGAACCGCATCCCGACCGGAAGTGGGCTGGGGTCGTCGTCGGCGGCCGTGGTGGGCGGGTTGCTCCTGGCTCAGGAACTCGTGGGCGAGGAGCTCGGGCAGCAGCGGCTGCTCGACATCGCGACCGAGCTTGAGGGACATCCCGACAACGTTGCCGCCGCATTCGTCGGCGGGTTCACGGTGTGCTGGACCGACTCGGGCGCACACCGTTTCGCCCGCTTCGAACCGGCGCGCGGCCTGGCGGCCGTCGTGATCGTGGGCCGCGGCGAGCTCGCGACGCGCGACGCCCGCGCGATGCTGCCGGACGCCGTCTCGCACGCCGACGCCGCCTTCAACGTCGCCCACGCCGGGCTGCTCGCGGCCTCGATCGCGACCGGACGCCCGGAGCTGCTCGGCTCGGCGCTTGCGGACCGCCTGCACGAGCCGTATCGCGCGGCAGCGGTTGCGGACCTGCAGGCCGTGCACGACATCCTTCGCGACTCGGGTGCCGCGGGAGTCGCGCTCTCGGGTTCGGGGCCGACGGTGATCGGCCTGGTCGCGGCCGGTACCGACGAGGAAGCGCACAGAATCGCCGAGGAGGTCGCAGACCGCGCCTCGTCGCGCATCGCGGAGCTGGGGACGCGCCGAGCACCTGTTGCGCTGCGCATCGACCGGACCGGCGCACGCGTGCTGTAG
- a CDS encoding homoserine dehydrogenase: MRTIKVGLIGLGTVGSGVVEILRRHRADFGRRAGVDIELVRCADRNTARFEGLGLAEGACTTDATDVINDPEVDIVIELIGGTGVAREIVLAALAAGKSVVTANKALLASHGEEVMHAAEANGVEILFEASVGGGIPIIAPLKHSLTSNEIHTVMGIVNGTTNYMLTRMAQNGLDYEAALAEAQAKGFAEADPSADVDGLDAAAKIAILASIAFNSRVVLSQVSAEGIRTLAPQDIAYAKEMGYTIKLLAIARRTAEGIDVRVHPTMIRSDHPLAAVNGVYNAIYVVGDAVGETMFFGEGAGSLPAASAVVGDLIEEARRLQSGCAPLVGCTCTEHLPVRDISEIATEYYVRLEVADKPGVLAAVAKVFGDHEVSIGSVLQKRAENGVAEIVYVTHLALEADLRASLAEITALDIVSNIASVIRVEEL, encoded by the coding sequence ATGCGCACCATCAAAGTCGGCCTCATCGGACTGGGTACCGTAGGCTCGGGGGTCGTTGAGATCCTGCGGCGCCACAGAGCAGATTTTGGACGTCGCGCAGGCGTCGACATCGAACTTGTTCGCTGTGCGGATCGCAACACGGCGCGTTTCGAAGGTCTCGGCTTGGCTGAGGGCGCTTGCACGACTGATGCGACGGACGTGATCAACGACCCGGAAGTCGACATCGTGATCGAGCTCATCGGCGGAACGGGTGTTGCCCGCGAGATCGTGCTGGCCGCGCTTGCTGCCGGCAAGAGCGTCGTCACCGCGAATAAGGCGCTGCTTGCGAGCCACGGCGAGGAAGTCATGCATGCCGCCGAGGCCAACGGCGTCGAGATCCTCTTCGAGGCTTCCGTCGGCGGGGGCATCCCGATCATCGCGCCGCTCAAGCACTCGCTCACCTCAAACGAGATCCATACGGTCATGGGGATCGTCAACGGTACCACCAACTACATGCTCACCCGCATGGCGCAAAACGGGCTCGACTATGAGGCGGCACTGGCTGAGGCTCAGGCAAAAGGCTTCGCCGAGGCCGATCCCAGCGCCGACGTCGACGGCCTGGACGCCGCGGCCAAGATCGCGATCCTCGCCTCCATCGCATTCAACAGCAGGGTCGTCCTGAGTCAGGTTTCGGCCGAGGGCATCCGCACGCTGGCCCCTCAGGACATCGCATACGCCAAGGAGATGGGTTACACCATCAAGCTGCTCGCCATCGCGCGGCGCACCGCCGAGGGCATCGACGTGCGCGTGCACCCGACCATGATCCGCTCGGATCACCCTCTGGCCGCGGTTAACGGTGTCTACAACGCCATCTATGTCGTGGGCGACGCAGTGGGCGAGACGATGTTCTTCGGCGAAGGCGCCGGTTCGCTTCCCGCCGCCTCGGCGGTTGTCGGCGACCTCATCGAGGAAGCGCGCCGCCTCCAGAGCGGCTGTGCACCGCTCGTGGGTTGCACCTGTACCGAGCACCTGCCTGTGCGCGACATCTCCGAGATCGCGACCGAATACTACGTCCGCCTCGAAGTCGCCGACAAGCCCGGCGTGCTCGCCGCAGTCGCCAAGGTGTTCGGGGACCACGAAGTCTCCATCGGCTCGGTTCTCCAGAAGCGTGCCGAGAACGGCGTCGCCGAGATCGTCTACGTGACGCACCTGGCTCTTGAGGCGGATCTGCGCGCCTCGCTGGCCGAGATCACCGCACTCGACATCGTGAGCAACATCGCTTCCGTGATCAGGGTCGAGGAACTCTAG